From the genome of Opitutales bacterium:
GCTATCCGTATCATCGGATCCGGTCTTGCCGGTATTCATTTAGCGTGGGCGCTTCATATGCGAGGCGTTCATTTCGAGCTGATAGGTCAAGACCGGGCCTATCCAGCGTGGCAGGCATCAGCAGGCATTATTAATCCAGTCACTGGTAAGCGCGTGGTGAAGTCATGGAATATCGACGCGCTCTTGCCCTTTGCTCAGAAGAGATATGCCGAGGTCGGCCAAAAAATAGGTGTTCCATCACACTATCATAACATTCCATTAAAACGCTTTTTCCGCCCGAATAGTGACGAAATCGAACGCCTCAACGACCGTCTGAGCGATCCGGATTATACTGCCTATTTGTCTTCAAAAAACTGCGATGAACTTGGTTTCAAGATCAACCAGGCTGCATGGGTTGATGTCTCAACATTTGTCGAAGAATCGCGCGCCTACTTTTTGGCAAAAGGGCTGTTTTTTGATGATTTCATGGAATATTTCAGCATTGAGAGATGGCAGGCGAAATCGGAGCGACTCGCCATCTTTTGCGAGGGGGCTCAAGGGACTGAGAATCCTTGGTTCCATTGGCTAGACTACCGTATCTCTCGCGGCGACGTCGTGGATTTTAAGACAAAAGCCAAGTTGCCTAGCTTGTTGATTAATAAGGAAAAATGGATGTTACCTCTGGGCCCAAATGTAGGACGCATGGGTTCGACATACACCTGGGATAATCTGCTTGCTCCGCCAGACTCGAGACGACCCGACGAACTCTTCCAAAGTTTAAACAGCTCAATACCAGCTCTGAACGAGGCTGAAGTCACCACCCACAGAGTGGGCATTCGGCCAGGTACAAACGATTCGCGCCCCTACGTGGGCGAACACCCGAGACAACCTGGTATTTTTATCCTTAATGGCTTCGGTTCAAAAGGGGCATCCCAGAGTCCCTGGTGTGCTGAGGCATTAGTGAACCACATGTTAGACTGGGCGGCGATACCACAGGATATCGATGTGCAGCGCCGTGTAAAATTTGCCAGAGGCCGTCTTTAGATCAATAGACCCATTATCTCGCTGATCAGCCTTTGGCAGCATCCATGCCCCAGGTGTCCAGAAAGCTTTCGACCGTTGCCTTGAGGCCTGTCCCCACCTGTGCTTCCGAGCTTTCAGCTGCGCAGGCAATGTATTGGATTTGCTCCACAGCAAGCGCCGATTTTTCTCTCAGCAAAAGCCATTGTCGCAACGTCTCCAGGGCTTCACCCCAATCTTGAAGACTGAATATCCCCTCCTCTGCGTTTTGTTTGATCAATGCCAATCCATCTTTCAATCGGCCATCGTCCCGATGCAATCTAAGCATCGTTTCAAAAATCCCAGAGAGAGCTTTAGGCGTCTTAATTCGGGCGACAAGTAAATCCAGCTTTGCCGCGGTGAGACGGGCTCGACCGCCGTCAGCCT
Proteins encoded in this window:
- a CDS encoding FAD-binding oxidoreductase, with the protein product MTRAIRIIGSGLAGIHLAWALHMRGVHFELIGQDRAYPAWQASAGIINPVTGKRVVKSWNIDALLPFAQKRYAEVGQKIGVPSHYHNIPLKRFFRPNSDEIERLNDRLSDPDYTAYLSSKNCDELGFKINQAAWVDVSTFVEESRAYFLAKGLFFDDFMEYFSIERWQAKSERLAIFCEGAQGTENPWFHWLDYRISRGDVVDFKTKAKLPSLLINKEKWMLPLGPNVGRMGSTYTWDNLLAPPDSRRPDELFQSLNSSIPALNEAEVTTHRVGIRPGTNDSRPYVGEHPRQPGIFILNGFGSKGASQSPWCAEALVNHMLDWAAIPQDIDVQRRVKFARGRL